A window of the Oscillospiraceae bacterium genome harbors these coding sequences:
- a CDS encoding cyclase family protein has protein sequence MKLIDITKELFSTPVYPGDPEARLHFVRQLKTGGDCNLSELSAGSHNGTHMDAPLHFIPDGADISQVALERCLGPCVVVREEGILSLQRMQEILRQAGSPERLLLAGKVFLSREAAVAAVTGGVKLVGTQQSSIAPMSDPAGPHCALLSASVAVLENLDLETVQPGKYWLCALPLKNRGEEASMVRAVLIQK, from the coding sequence ATGAAACTCATTGATATTACAAAAGAATTGTTCAGTACGCCGGTTTATCCGGGCGACCCGGAGGCCCGCCTGCATTTTGTGCGGCAGCTAAAAACCGGCGGCGACTGCAATTTGAGTGAGCTTTCTGCCGGTAGCCACAACGGTACGCACATGGATGCGCCGCTGCATTTTATTCCGGACGGTGCGGATATCAGTCAGGTCGCATTAGAACGCTGTCTTGGGCCGTGTGTCGTTGTACGCGAAGAGGGAATCCTCAGCCTGCAGCGTATGCAGGAAATCCTGCGCCAGGCGGGCAGCCCGGAGCGCCTGCTTTTGGCGGGGAAAGTTTTCCTTTCACGCGAAGCAGCTGTTGCTGCCGTAACGGGTGGCGTCAAACTGGTCGGTACGCAGCAGAGCAGTATTGCGCCGATGTCTGACCCCGCGGGACCGCACTGTGCGTTGCTTTCCGCGTCGGTCGCCGTGCTCGAAAATTTGGATTTGGAAACCGTACAGCCCGGAAAGTATTGGCTGTGTGCACTACCGCTGAAAAACCGCGGAGAAGAAGCGTCTATGGTACGTGCAGTGTTGATACAAAAATAA
- the lexA gene encoding transcriptional repressor LexA encodes MLTASQQKVYDYLKSRLQTGLPPTVREICAATGLKSTSSVHAHLKTLEREGYITRDAGLNRAIHLTVPDGGHSAPILQVPVVGRVAAGQPILAVEETEGHVPYCPPRRSEDAVYFALHVHGESMKDAGILNDDIVIARQTPEAENGEIVIAMIDGEATVKRFFREADRVRLQPENPAFSPIYSSEVIILGKVVALYRGY; translated from the coding sequence ATGCTGACCGCCAGCCAGCAGAAAGTCTACGACTACCTGAAAAGCCGCCTGCAAACCGGCCTGCCCCCTACTGTGCGCGAAATCTGCGCTGCAACAGGCCTAAAGTCCACCTCCAGTGTCCATGCGCACCTAAAGACGCTGGAGCGCGAGGGATACATTACCCGTGATGCCGGCTTAAACCGTGCAATCCACTTAACTGTGCCTGACGGCGGCCATTCCGCCCCAATCCTGCAGGTGCCGGTTGTTGGGCGTGTAGCCGCCGGTCAGCCGATTCTTGCAGTGGAGGAAACTGAGGGGCACGTCCCCTACTGCCCGCCCCGCCGCAGCGAAGACGCTGTCTACTTTGCCCTGCATGTACATGGGGAAAGCATGAAAGACGCCGGCATTCTCAACGATGACATTGTCATTGCACGGCAGACGCCGGAAGCAGAAAACGGCGAAATTGTCATTGCCATGATTGACGGCGAAGCGACCGTCAAGCGCTTTTTCCGAGAGGCGGACCGTGTCCGTCTGCAGCCGGAAAACCCAGCGTTTTCGCCTATTTACAGCAGCGAAGTCATCATTCTTGGCAAAGTGGTTGCTTTGTACCGCGGCTATTAA